The Candidatus Zixiibacteriota bacterium genome includes the window AATAAAAGGATCCCAGAGGATCAATGAATGATGAGTTTTAAAATAATCCACGTAAAGCTGACGCATAAACACCCCGGCTTCAATGGTGTCGCTTCCGTAAAGCATCTGGTAAGAAAAGATAAATTCCCTGAACATAATGACAGTCAGAACGGCAAACAGAATAAAAGGAAGATATTTGAATATCTTGTTTTCCTGGTTTATTCTGACTTTTATCTCTGCCTCTTTTGGTTTTTCTTTCTTTTCCTTCTTTTTCATAAAATTCCTTTTCCTATCAAGAGTTCTCAAAATTTGTATTTGGAGTGCCGACCTTTTCTATGGATCCGTTTCAGGACAGGTTTGCCAAAACCCCCTCTTTTCAGGTCAGATTAAGGGTAAAGCTAAAGCTTTACACTCCAGCCTAAAAAATCGCACACCTGTTAAAAAACTCAACTCAAAACCTCCAGGCAACCAAAAGTCCTGAGAGCTCAACTGCGGTCATCCATAATCTTGAAAGCAGGGCAATTAGAGTAGCCACAGGCAAAGGGAAGTAGCTGGAAAGATAATAGACTAAAATCCCCTCCCTCACCCCTAAACCTCCCGGTACGAATATGCTCAAAAATCCTATGATATACGAAAAGGCGAAAATCGAGGTTAAAAAGGGCCAATTGCTTAAAGGGGAATCGGTTAAAGACATTATGAAGATGTTGAAGGCAACTCCATAGACTCCCCAGGCTAACATAAAAAGAAGGGTAAAAAACAGGTTTTCCTTGAAATTCAAATTAATCTTTACAGGTTCCTTTTTCAGCTTTTTTAATCCCCAATTCAAAATCTTCTCCATCACCCGTGGATATAAAGATATGACAAAAACCAAAATCAGAGGTAAATAATAAAGCTTGGACATCCCGCTTAAAAACTTCGTTCCTGAAAGGATGAGAACCAGGATCAACCCGCCAATGATATTCAGAAGTTGATTTAGAATAGCTGAGCTCAGCGTGGCCGCCTTGGGGATCCCTTCCTTTTCGCACATATAGACCATCCCCATCACTGACCAAATTTTTCCAGGGACATATTTCCCTAAGTTAGAATAGAACCAGATCTTGAATGCTTTTTTAAAAGGTAGCTTGGAAGACAATTTTTGGAGCAAGCTTCTCCAGATCTGGATAAAAAAAAGAAAATTCAAAAACACTAATCCAAAGGAGACGGCCAACAGACCATATTTAAACTGCCATTGATATAAAGAGACCACCCGCCAGTTTTCATAGACATATCTTATGAAGAAAAAAAGGATGACTGCGACTATAAAAAATTTTAAAAAAACTTTTATAACTTTTGTTTCCAATTTGGCCATTCAAATTATAGATGGTCTGCTACCACAAATATTCTTATTTTAACCTCTGATAAATCCCTTTAAGTTTTCCCGCTGTAGCCTTGGGAGTGAAATTCTCTTGGGCAAATCTATATCCTCCCTCCGCCATTCTATTTTCCAAATCTTCATCCCAAAGATAACGTTTTATCGCCATAGCCAGAGCGCAGGGATCCTTCTCTGGAATTAGAAGGCCAGTCTTCTCATTCTGTACGATATCGACAATGCCACCTGACCCTGTCCCAATCACCGGAACCCTGCAGGACATCGCCTCTAAGAGAACCAATCCTAATCCCTCAGCCTCCATCTTCCAATCGGTTATAGAAGGAAGAACGAAGATTTCGCAGGCATTGTAATGATAGACCAGCTCGTTTTGAGGAAGATTAGAAATGAAATCGACGTTCTCATCCAATCCTAATAAATCAGCTAATTTTTTCAATCTTCTCTCTTCCGGTCCTTCACCGATAATTTTCAATTTAAACTTTTGTCCATCTTCTTTCAACTTGGCGCAGGCTTCTAAAAGGTAGTC containing:
- a CDS encoding flippase-like domain-containing protein, whose amino-acid sequence is METKVIKVFLKFFIVAVILFFFIRYVYENWRVVSLYQWQFKYGLLAVSFGLVFLNFLFFIQIWRSLLQKLSSKLPFKKAFKIWFYSNLGKYVPGKIWSVMGMVYMCEKEGIPKAATLSSAILNQLLNIIGGLILVLILSGTKFLSGMSKLYYLPLILVFVISLYPRVMEKILNWGLKKLKKEPVKINLNFKENLFFTLLFMLAWGVYGVAFNIFIMSLTDSPLSNWPFLTSIFAFSYIIGFLSIFVPGGLGVREGILVYYLSSYFPLPVATLIALLSRLWMTAVELSGLLVAWRF